A region of Stigmatopora nigra isolate UIUO_SnigA chromosome 6, RoL_Snig_1.1, whole genome shotgun sequence DNA encodes the following proteins:
- the ctnna2 gene encoding catenin alpha-2 isoform X5: MTTATSPILLKWDPKSLEIRTLTVERLLEPLVTQVTTLVNTSNKGPSSKKKGRSKKAHVLAVSVEQATQNFLEKGEQIAKDSHDLKEELIAAVDDVRKQGETMRIASSEFADDPCSSVKRGTMVRAARALLSAVTRLLILADMADVMRLLAHLKIVEEALEGVKNATNEQDLGNRFKEFGKEMVKLNYVAARRQQELKDPQCRDEMAAARGALKKNATMLYTASQAFLRHPDVAATRANRDYVFKQVQEAIGGISSAAQATSPTDEKHTHACIGELAAALNEFDNKIILDPLTFSEARFRPSLEERLESIISGAALMADSSCTRDDRRERIVAECNAVRQALQDLLSEYMNNVSESFKSLNFTGLCMNTIGETPYPKVFYFVGVCI, from the exons ATGACGACTGCCACTTCCCCAATCTTGTTGAAATGGGACCCAAAGAGTCTTGAAATCCGCACACTGACTGTGGAAAGACTTCTGGAGCCCCTTGTTACACAG gtgactACTTTGGTAAACACAAGTAACAAAGGGCCATCCAGTAAGAAAAAAGGTCGCTCCAAGAAGGCTCATGTCCTGGCAGTCTCAGTGGAACAGGCTACTCAGAACTTTTTGGAGAAAGGAGAGCAGATTGCAAAAGACAGCCATGATCTGAAGGAGGAACTTATTGCTGCTGTTGATGATGTCCGTAAACAAG GAGAGACCATGCGTATTGCCTCCTCAGAATTTGCCGACGATCCCTGCTCCTCTGTAAAACGCGGCACCATGGTGAGGGCTGCCCGGGCATTGTTGTCTGCTGTAACACGCCTGCTCATCCTTGCTGATATGGCTGACGTTATGAGGCTGCTGGCTCACCTTAAAATT GTGGAAGAAGCCCTAGAGGGAGTAAAGAATGCAACCAATGAGCAGGACCTGGGAAATCGTTTCAAAGAATTTGGGAAGGAGATGGTTAAGCTTAATTACGTAGCAGCACGGAGACAGCAG GAACTGAAGGACCCTCAGTGTCGAGATGAAATGGCAGCTGCCCGTGGGGCTTTGAAAAAGAATGCCACTATGCTGTACACAGCCTCACAGGCTTTCCTGCGGCATCCAGATGTGGCTGCTACCCGTGCCAACCGGGACTATGTTTTCAAACAAGTCCAGGAGGCCATCGGTGGCATCTCCAGTGCCGCTCAAGCCACCTCGCCTACCGATGAAAAGCACACCCATGCTTGCATTGGTGAACTGGCTGCTGCACTCAATGAGTTTGAT AACAAAATTATTCTGGACCCTTTGACATTCAGCGAGGCTCGTTTTAGGCCTTCTCTTGAGGAGCGCTTGGAGAGCATTATCAGTGGTGCCGCATTAATGGCAGACTCTTCGTGTACACGTGATGATAGACGTGAACGCATCGTGGCTGAGTGCAATGCTGTTCGACAGGCTCTTCAAGACTTGTTGAGCGAGTACATGAACAAT